One Paralichthys olivaceus isolate ysfri-2021 chromosome 21, ASM2471397v2, whole genome shotgun sequence genomic window carries:
- the LOC109643053 gene encoding myosin heavy chain, fast skeletal muscle-like has protein sequence MSSDADMSVFGEAAPYLRRPERERIEAQNRPFDAKTAVYVMDPKELFAKGSLQIKEGGKATVKTDTGKVVTVRDDEVFPMNPPKFDKIEDMAMMTHLNEAAVLFNLKERYAAWMIYTYSGLFCVTVNPYKWLPVYNQEVVVAYRGKKRQEAPPHIFSISDNAYQFMLTDRENQSILITGESGAGKTVNTKRVIQYFATIAVSGDRKKDVSVSGKLQGNLEDQIISANPLLEAFGNAKTVRNDNSSRFGKFIRIHFGTTGKLASADIETYLLEKSRVTFQLASERSYHIFYQIMSNKKPELIETLLITTNPYDFPFVSQGEISVASIDDSEELMATDSAIETLGFTGEERIGIYKLTGAVMHYGNMKFKQKQREEQAEPDGTEVADKSAYLMGLNSADLLKALCYPRVKVGNEYVTKGQTVQQVYNSIGALAKSVYEKMFLWMVYRINQMLDTKQPRQFFIGVLDIAGFEIFDYNSLEQLCINFTNEKLQQFFNHHMFVLEQEEYKKEGIEWEFIDFGMDLAACIELIEKPMGIFSILEEECMFPKASDTTFKNKLYDQHLGKSSNFQKPKPVKGKAEAHFSLVHYAGTVDYSITGWLDKNKDPLNETVVQLYQKAGLKLLAFLYSTYSSSDESTGGGSGGVAKKAAKKKGSSFQTVSALFRENLGKLMTNLRSTHPHFVRCLIPNETKTPGIMEHHLVIHQLRCNGVLEGIRICRKGFPSRILYGDFKQRYKVLNASVIPEGQFIDNKKAAEKLLGSIDVDHTQYKFGHTKVFFKAGLLGLLEEMRDERLASLITITQALCRGFLRRREFKKMMERRESIYIIQYNIRSFMNVKHWPWMKLYFKIKPLLRSAETEKEMAIMKVDFAKCKEDLAKAEAKKKELEAKMVSLIQEKNDLSLHIQSESESLADAEERCEGLIKNKILLEAKTKELSERLEDEEEVNAELTAKRRKLEDECSELKKDIDDLELTLAKVEKEKHATENKVKNLTEEMSSLDDTIVKLSKEKLALQEAHQQTLDDLQAEEDKVNCLTKAKIKLEQQVDDLEGSLEQEKKVRMDVERGKRKLEGDLKLTQESIMDLENDKQQLEEHLKKKDFEFSQLVAKIEDEQSVTVQSQKRIKELQARIEELEEEIEVERAARVKVEKQRCDFSRELEEISERLEEAGGATAAQIEMNKKRETEFQKLRRDLEESTLHHEATAAALRKKHADSVAELGEQIDALQRVKQKLDKEKSEYKMEIDDLSSNIEVMVKAKTNYEKLCHSLEDQLSEYRTKHDENTRLITEINTQMARLQNENGEFSHLLEEKEVILSQMSRTKLAFTQQIEELKRQVEEESKAKNAFAHALQSARHDCDLLREQFEEEQEAKAELQRAMSKANSEIAQWRTKYETDAIQRNDELEEAKKKLAQRLQEAEEAIEAVNAKCSSLEKTKQRLQGEVEDLMIDVERANAQAAVLDKKQRSFDKILSEWKQKYEECQTELDGSQKESRSLSTELFKIKHSYEEALEHLEVLKRENKNLQQEIFDLTEQLGENGKAIHELEKTKKQTETEKTEIQNALEEAEASLEHEESKILRIQLELTQVKGEVDRRLAEKDEELEQMKRNHQRIVETMQSALDAETRSKNDAMRVRKKMETDLNEMEIQLSHSNRQAAEAQKQLRNMQAHLKEQTLHLDDALRSQEDLKEQVSMVERRSSLLQAEVEELRAALEQSERGRKLAEQELTDASERVGLLHSQNTSLLNSKRKLDADVSQLQGEVEDAIQEARNAEEKAKKAITDAAMMAEELKKEQDTSSHLERMRKNLEVSVKDLQHRLDEAENMALKGGKKQLQKLETRVRELEGEVENEQKRASEAIKGIRKYERRVKELTYQTEEDKKTVLRLQDLVDKLQLKVKAYKRHNEEAEEQANIHLAKLRKVQHELEEAEERADIAESQVNKMRTKSRDFAKAAESE, from the exons ATGAGTTCGGACGCTGACATGAGTGTGTTTGGGGAGGCTGCCCCGTACCTGAGGAGACCGGAACGGGAGAGAATCGAAGCCCAGAACAGGCCCTTCGATGCCAAAACTGCAGTGTATGTAATGGATCCAAAGGAGCTGTTTGCCAAAGGCAGTCTGCAAATCAAGGAAGGTGGCAAAGCAACCGTTAAAACCGACACAGGAAAG GTTGTAACAGTGAGGGATGACGAAGTCTTCCCCATGAACCCGCCCAAGTTCGACAAGATCGAGGACATGGCCATGATGACCCACCTCAACGAGGCCGCTGTGCTGTTTAACCTCAAAGAGCGTTACGCAGCATGGATGATCTAT aCCTACTCAGGCCTCTTCTGTGTCACTGTGAACCCTTACAAGTGGCTCCCGGTGTACAACCAAGAAGTGGTGGTGGCCTACAGGGGCAAAAAGCGTCAGGAGGCTCCACCACACATCTTCTCCATCTCTGACAACGCCTACCAGTTCATGCTCACTG aCAGAGAAAACCAGTCCATCCTCATCAC CGGAGAATCTGGTGCAGGAAAGACTGTAAACACCAAACGTGTCATCCAGTACTTTGCGACAATCGCAGTGTCTggggacagaaaaaaagatgttaGTGTCTCTGGAAAATTACAG GGCAATCTGGAGGACCAGATCATCTCTGCTAACCCACTGCTAGAGGCCTTTGGAAATGCCAAAACTGTCAGAAATGACAACTCTTCACGTTTT GGCAAATTCATTAGAATCCACTTTGGAACCACAGGAAAACTGGCTTCCGCAGACATTGAAACTT ATTTGTTGGAAAAATCCAGAGTAACGTTTCAGCTGGCTTCAGAGAGGAGTTACCATATTTTCTACCAGATCATGTCCAACAAAAAGCCTGAGCTCATAG AGACTCTCCTCATCACCACCAACCCCTACGACTTCCCGTTTGTCAGCCAGGGGGAGATCAGCGTGGCCAGTATTGATGACAGTGAGGAACTAATGGCCACTGAT AGCGCTATTGAGACCCTCGGCTtcactggagaggagaggattggAATCTACAAGCTAACAGGTGCtgtgatgcattatgggaatatGAAGTTCaagcagaagcagagagaggagcaggcagAGCCAGATGGAACAGAGG TGGCTGACAAATCAGCTTACCTGATGGGACTGAACTCTGCAGACCTGCTGAAAGCACTGTGTTACCCTAGAGTTAAGGTTGGGAATGAGTATGTGACCAAAGGGCAGACTGTTCAGCAG GTCTACAACTCCATTGGTGCTTTGGCCAAATCGGTCTATGAGAAGATGTTTCTGTGGATGGTCTATCGCATTAATCAGATGCTAGACACCAAACAACCCAGACAGTTCTTTATAGGAGTCCTGGACATTGCTGGGTTTGAAATCTTTGAC tatAACAGTCTGGAACAGCTGTGTATCAATTTCACCAACGAGAAACTGCAACAGTTTTTCAACCATCACATGTTCGTGCTGGAGCAAGAAGAATATAAGAAAGAAGGCATCGAATGGGAGTTCATTGACTTTGGGATGGACTTGGCTGCTTGTATAGAGCTTATTGAAAAG CCAATGGGCATCTTCTCCATCCTCGAAGAGGAGTGTATGTTTCCCAAGGCATCAGACACCACCTTCAAAAACAAGCTGTATGACCAACATCTTGGAAAATCAAGCAACTTCCAGAAGCCCAAGCCTGTCAAAGGCAAGGCTGAGGCTCACTTCTCCCTGGTGCACTATGCTGGCACTGTGGACTACAGCATCACGGGCTGGCTAGACAAGAACAAGGACCCACTGAATGAGACTGTGGTCCAGCTGTACCAGAAAGCCGGCCTCAAACTATTAGCGTTCCTCTATTCTACCTACTCCTCATCAGATG aaagcaCTGGTGGAGGAAGTGGTGGAGTTGCTAAGAAAGCAGCAAAGAAGAAGGGCTCGTCCTTCCAGACTGTGTCAGCCCTCTTCAGG GAGAACCTGGGAAAGCTGATGACTAATCTCAGGAGCACCCATCCTCACTTTGTCCGGTGTCTGATTCCAAATGAAACTAAAACTCCAG GTATTATGGAACACCATCTGGTTATCCATCAACTGCGATGTAATGGAGTTCTGGAAGGAATCAGAATCTGCAGGAAGGGTTTCCCCAGTAGAATTCTGTATGGGGATTTCAagcaaag GTACAAAGTGCTGAATGCTAGTGTGATTCCTGAGGGACAATTCATTGACAACAAGAAAGCTGCTGAAAAGCTCCTGGGGTCTATTGATGTGGATCACACGCAGTATAAGTTTGGGCATACCAAG gtGTTCTTCAAAGCAGGACTCTTGGGCTTACTGGAAGAAATGAGGGATGAAAGATTGGCCTCCCTCATCACCATTACTCAAGCCTTGTGCCGTGGCTTTCTCAGAAGGAGGGAGTTTAAGAAAATGATGGAGAGAAG AGAATCTATCTACATTATCCAATACAACATTCGCTCTTTCATGAATGTAAAACACTGGCCATGGATGAAGCTCTACTTCAAGATCAAACCACTCTTGAGGAGTGCTGAGACTGAAAAAGAGATGGCCATTATGAAAGTGGATTTTGCCAAGTGCAAGGAGGATTTAGCCAAAGCTGAGGCCAAGAAGAAAGAGCTGGAGGCCAAAATGGTTTCCCTGATTCAGGAGAAGAATGACTTAAGTCTGCATATTCAATCT GAAAGTGAGAGCCTGGCAGATGCAGAAGAAAGGTGTGAAGGACTGATAAAGAACAAGATCTTACTGGAGGCCAAAACCAAAGAACTCAGTGAGAGActagaggacgaggaggaggtgaaTGCTGAGCTGACTGCCaagaggaggaagctggaggatgAGTGCTCTGAGCTGAAGAAAGACATTGATGACTTGGAACTCACCTTGGCTAAAGtagagaaggaaaaacatgcTACTGAAAACAAG GTGAAGAATCTGACTGAGGAAATGTCCTCTCTTGATGACACAATCGTCAAATTATCCAAAGAGAAGTTGGCACTTCAGGAAGCTCATCAGCAGACACTGGATGACCTGCaagcagaggaagacaaagtcAACTGTCTGACTAAAGCTAAGATCAAGCTGGAGCAACAAGTTGATGAT CTTGAGGGCTCTCTGGAACAAGAGAAGAAGGTCCGGATGGATGTCGAGAGGGGTAAAAGGAAGCTTGAAGGAGATCTTAAACTTACCCAGGAATCCATAATGGATctggaaaatgacaaacaacagCTGGAGGAACACCTCAAAAA GAAAGACTTTGAGTTCAGCCAACTTGTTGCCAAAATTGAGGATGAGCAGAGTGTGACTGTACAATCTCAGAAGAGGATCAAGGAACTTCAG GCTCGTATTGAAGAGCTGGAAGAGGAGATTGAAGTGGAACGTGCAGCCAGAGTTAAAGTAGAAAAGCAAAGGTGTGATTTTTccagggagctggaggagatcagTGAGCGGCTGGAGGAGGCCGGAGGAGCCACCGCTGCTCAGATAGAGATGAACAAGAAGCGAGAGACTGAGTTTCAGAAACTGAGACGGGACCTTGAAGAGTCAACACTCCACCATGAGgccactgctgcagctttgaGGAAGAAACATGCTGACAGTGTGGCTGAGCTGGGAGAGCAAATCGACGCTCTGCAGAGAGTCAAGCAGAAGCTGGATAAGGAGAAGAGTGAGTACAAGATGGAGATTGACGACCTGTCCAGCAACATAGAGGTCATGGTCAAGGCAAAG ACTAATTATGAGAAGCTGTGCCACTCTTTGGAAGACCAACTGAGCGAATACAGGACAAAACATGATGAGAACACTCGTCTGATCACTGAAATAAATACTCAAATGGCAAGACTTCAGAATGAAAATG GGGAGTTCTCTCATCTTCTTGAGGAGAAAGAGGTGATACTCTCTCAGATGTCCAGGACTAAGCTCGCCTTCACTCAGCAAATTGAGGAACTGAAGAGGCAGGTTGAAGAAGAATCAAAG gcTAAAAATGCCTTTGCCCATGCCCTGCAATCTGCTCGTCACGACTGTGATCTGCTCAGAGAGCAGTtcgaggaggagcaggaggccaaggctgagctgcagagagcaATGTCCAAGGCCAACAGTGAGATCGCACAGTGGAGAACCAAATATGAGACTGATGCCATCCAGCGTAATGATGAGCTGGAAGAAGCCAA GAAAAAGCTTGCTCAACGTCTGCAGGAGGCTGAGGAGGCCATCGAGGCTGTGAATGCAAAGTGCTCGTCTTTGGAGAAGACGAAGCAGAGGCTgcagggagaggtggaggaccTGATGATCGATGTGGAAAGGGCAAATGCTCAAGCAGCTGTCTTGGATAAAAAGCAGAGAAGTTTTGATAAG ATTCTGTCTGAGTGGAAGCAGAAGTATGAGGAGTGTCAGACGGAGCTGGATGGATCACAGAAGGAGTCTCGCTCCCTAAGCACTGAGCTCTTCAAGATTAAGCACTCTTACGAGGAAGCTTTGGAGCACCTTGAGGTTCTCAAACGAGAGAATAAAAACCTGCAAC AGGAAATCTTCGATCTGACTGAACAACTTGGAGAAAATGGCAAAGCCATCCATGAGCTGGAGAagactaaaaaacaaacagaaactgagaagACGGAGATCCAGAATGCTCTGGAAGAGGCTGAA GCCTCTCTGGAGCATGAGGAATCTAAAATCCTCCGCATCCAGCTGGAGCTCACTCAAGTCAAGGGAGAGGTCGATCGCAGGCTGGCAGAGAAGGatgaggagctggagcagatgAAACGCAACCACCAGCGCATTGTGGAAACCATGCAGTCAGCTTTGGATGCTGAGACACGCAGCAAGAATGATGCCATGAGAGTCCGGAAGAAGATGGAGACTGATCTCAATGAGATGGAGATCCAGCTGAGCCACTCCAATCGACAGGCTGCTGAAGCCCAGAAGCAGCTGAGGAATATGCAAGCCCACCTTAAA GAGCAAACCCTTCACCTTGATGATGCCCTGCGCAGCCAGGAGGACCTGAAGGAGCAGGTATCCATGGTGGAGCGCAGGAGCAGCCTTTtgcaggcagaggtggaggagctcaGGGCTGCGCTGGAACAGTCGGAAAGAGGCCGCAAATTAGCTGAACAGGAACTCACTGATGCCTCTGAGAGAGTCGGGCTGCTTCACTCTCAG AACACCAGTCTTCTGAACTCCAAGAGAAAGCTGGATGCTGATGTGAGCCAGCTGCAGGGTGAGGTGGAGGATGCAATTCAAGAGGCCCGCAATGCAGAGGAAAAAGCTAAGAAAGCCATCACTGAT GCAGCCATGATggcagaggagctgaagaaagaGCAAGACACAAGCAGCCACctggagaggatgaggaagaacCTGGAGGTTTCTGTGAAGGATCTGCAGCACCGTCTGGACGAGGCTGAGAACATGGCTTTGAAGGGGGGCAAGAAGCAGCTCCAGAAACTGGAAACTCGG GTGCGTGAACTGGAGGGTGAAGTGGAGAACGAGCAGAAAAGAGCCTCGGAAGCCATCAAGGGAATCCGTAAATATGAGAGGAGAGTTAAGGAGCTCACTTACCAGACTGAAGAGGACAAGAAGACCGTTCTGAGACTTCAGGACCTGGTGGACAAGCTGCAACTCAAAGTCAAGGCATACAAGAGGCACAATGAGGAAGCT GAGGAGCAGGCCAACATTCATCTTGCCAAACTAAGGAAGGTGCAGCatgagctggaggaggcagaggagcgaGCAGACATCGCTGAGTCCCAGGTCAACAAGATGAGAACCAAGAGCCGAGACTTTGCAAAG gCTGCTGAATCTGAGTAG